A window of the Streptomyces sp. NBC_01351 genome harbors these coding sequences:
- a CDS encoding helix-turn-helix domain-containing protein, which produces MERIIEDVREDLSRRIAVAAHRLADLTLAEDPAYAALLGRAELRERIHHNLRQAVEGLVRSSRGLPVDLSDARATGTLRAEQGLPLTSLLRTYRRGGRLLWQTLTEAVAAHDPAALPRLLPSATLLWDVLDQMTDAVAESYRSTEAARTDRDRERRAALLDTLLDGAVAAGGPAASEAAAQLGLPERGRFAVVVVAGAGVAEAAAKDSARAGTGDAGRAERAAEGPGSAAGSGAAAGPGAATRPGASAAPRMLWRIRADGECGLVDLGHHPLESVRELLAPLGVRAGVSPVVGAPAELAGARRLADLALRTAPASGGPRTALLDEGLPAALVAAQGELAARLRQVVLGPVLALPAEDRRTLLTTLGTWLTCQGSTAYAAQRLYCHRNTVSNRLRRLEHLTGRSLADPRHVVELALAHAAVVQRAAADPATPPCPPTPAGTARRSPRPRG; this is translated from the coding sequence ATGGAGCGGATCATCGAGGACGTACGCGAGGACCTGTCCCGCCGCATCGCCGTGGCGGCGCACCGCCTGGCCGACCTGACCCTGGCCGAGGACCCCGCGTACGCCGCCCTGCTCGGCCGGGCCGAGCTGCGCGAGCGGATCCACCACAACCTCCGCCAGGCCGTCGAGGGCCTGGTCCGCAGCTCCCGCGGGCTGCCGGTCGATCTCTCGGACGCCCGGGCCACCGGCACGCTCCGCGCGGAGCAGGGGCTGCCGCTCACCTCGTTGCTGCGCACCTACCGGCGTGGCGGGCGGCTCCTCTGGCAGACCCTCACCGAAGCCGTGGCCGCCCACGACCCGGCGGCGCTGCCCCGGCTGCTGCCCTCCGCGACCCTGCTGTGGGACGTCCTGGACCAGATGACGGACGCCGTGGCGGAGTCCTACCGGAGTACGGAGGCCGCGCGGACCGACCGTGACCGAGAGCGGCGCGCGGCCCTGCTGGACACCCTGCTGGACGGCGCGGTCGCCGCCGGCGGACCGGCCGCCTCGGAGGCCGCCGCACAGCTGGGGCTGCCGGAGCGGGGCCGTTTCGCGGTGGTGGTCGTGGCGGGTGCGGGCGTCGCGGAGGCCGCGGCGAAGGACTCCGCCCGGGCAGGGACCGGGGACGCGGGCCGGGCCGAGCGGGCCGCCGAGGGGCCCGGCAGCGCCGCGGGATCCGGCGCCGCCGCAGGCCCCGGCGCCGCCACGAGACCCGGAGCCTCCGCCGCACCCCGCATGCTGTGGCGGATCCGCGCCGACGGGGAGTGCGGCCTGGTGGATCTGGGCCACCATCCGCTGGAGTCCGTACGGGAGCTGCTCGCGCCGCTCGGGGTCCGCGCCGGGGTCAGCCCGGTGGTCGGGGCCCCGGCCGAGCTGGCCGGGGCGCGGCGGCTGGCCGACCTCGCCCTGCGGACCGCCCCCGCGTCGGGCGGCCCGCGCACGGCGCTGCTGGACGAGGGGCTGCCGGCGGCGCTGGTCGCGGCGCAGGGGGAACTCGCGGCCCGGCTGCGGCAGGTGGTGCTGGGCCCGGTGCTGGCCTTGCCCGCCGAGGACCGCCGGACCCTGCTGACCACCCTCGGCACCTGGCTGACCTGCCAGGGCTCGACCGCGTACGCGGCGCAGCGGCTGTACTGCCACCGCAACACCGTCTCCAACCGGCTGCGCCGCCTGGAGCACCTCACCGGCCGCTCGCTCGCCGACCCCCGGCACGTGGTGGAGCTGGCGCTGGCGCACGCGGCGGTGGTGCAGCGCGCCGCCGCCGACCCCGCTACTCCTCCTTGCCCGCCGACTCCAGCAGGTACGGCACGTCGATCACCGCGACCCCGGGGGTGA
- a CDS encoding VOC family protein → MSGNGFTTCLWFDDNAEAAADYYVSVFKDGRLGRISRYTEAGPGTPGSVMVVEFEINGQQFVGLNGGPLFHFSEAISFQINCESESEADYYYEELTKDGGQESACGWVKDKFGLSWQVTPPGAVDLVSDPDPGRAARATAAMLKMKKLDVAEMRRAADAA, encoded by the coding sequence ATGAGCGGCAACGGATTCACCACGTGCCTGTGGTTCGACGACAACGCGGAAGCGGCCGCCGACTACTACGTGTCCGTCTTCAAGGATGGCAGGCTCGGCCGGATCTCCCGCTACACCGAGGCGGGCCCCGGGACGCCGGGGTCGGTGATGGTCGTCGAGTTCGAGATCAACGGTCAGCAGTTCGTCGGCCTCAACGGCGGTCCGCTCTTCCACTTCTCCGAGGCGATCTCCTTCCAGATCAACTGCGAGTCCGAGTCCGAGGCGGACTACTACTACGAGGAGCTGACGAAGGACGGCGGCCAGGAGTCCGCCTGCGGCTGGGTCAAGGACAAGTTCGGGCTGTCCTGGCAGGTCACCCCGCCCGGCGCCGTCGACCTGGTCTCCGACCCCGACCCGGGGCGGGCTGCCCGGGCCACCGCGGCCATGCTGAAGATGAAGAAGCTGGACGTGGCGGAGATGCGGCGGGCGGCCGACGCCGCGTAG
- a CDS encoding ATP-grasp domain-containing protein, which translates to MTTTTVLYCADPLGGRRVDAHFAEEARMLRAGGAATALVDHDALLAGDAERAVARVPAGTGGVRYRGWMIPAARYAELDEALRGRGAELLVSPEAYRRAHELPGWYETFAALTPVSAWLPTAPGEIPDAGRLTALAAGLPSGAAVVKDYVKSRKHEWHEACHVPDLADPAALHRVVSRFVELQDEFLAGGVVLRAFESFVAPRGTATEVRVWWRDGEPRLFTAHPDSPVVEVAGIPARDLEPVRAAVRALGCHFVTTDLALRADGVWRVVEVGDGQVSDLHAEFDLALFCALLTDDQFPGGS; encoded by the coding sequence ATGACTACGACGACCGTCCTGTACTGCGCCGACCCGCTGGGCGGGCGCCGCGTCGACGCCCACTTCGCGGAGGAGGCCCGGATGCTGCGCGCCGGGGGAGCGGCGACCGCGCTCGTCGACCACGACGCCCTGCTCGCCGGGGACGCCGAGCGGGCGGTGGCCCGGGTGCCCGCGGGGACGGGTGGGGTCCGGTACCGGGGCTGGATGATCCCCGCCGCCCGGTACGCCGAGCTGGACGAGGCCCTGCGCGGGCGCGGCGCCGAACTCCTCGTCTCTCCCGAGGCGTACCGCAGGGCCCACGAACTCCCCGGCTGGTACGAGACGTTCGCCGCCCTCACCCCGGTCAGTGCCTGGTTGCCCACGGCTCCGGGGGAGATCCCGGACGCGGGGCGCCTCACCGCCCTCGCCGCAGGGCTGCCGTCCGGCGCGGCCGTGGTCAAGGACTACGTGAAGTCCCGCAAGCACGAGTGGCACGAGGCATGTCACGTACCCGACCTGGCCGACCCGGCGGCGCTGCACCGGGTGGTGAGCCGGTTCGTCGAGCTCCAGGACGAGTTCCTGGCGGGCGGGGTCGTGCTGCGGGCCTTCGAGTCCTTCGTCGCGCCGCGCGGGACGGCCACGGAGGTCCGGGTCTGGTGGCGGGACGGGGAGCCCCGGCTGTTCACCGCCCACCCCGACAGTCCGGTCGTCGAGGTCGCCGGGATCCCGGCGCGGGACCTCGAACCGGTGCGGGCCGCGGTCCGGGCGCTGGGCTGCCACTTCGTGACCACCGACCTCGCGCTGCGCGCGGATGGGGTGTGGCGGGTCGTGGAAGTGGGCGACGGGCAGGTCAGTGACCTGCACGCGGAGTTCGATCTCGCCCTGTTCTGCGCACTCTTGACGGATGATCAGTTTCCTGGTGGTTCGTGA
- a CDS encoding transcriptional regulator, producing MNATSAASAPASVAVSPLLTRLAAERATGALLRDRGTLFLEDGRIVHAESPATPGLDVLLTTGGGLAPERWREAVDRAGARRQVARFLVDSGGLAGGELEICHLAAIFDAAFFALSPGSGPSRFRRGATHWIGSVRSVPAAAVERETCRRRELLDAVWPYPLLDTAPVVPRAAAPGQTVTARQRILLRQADGVRTPADLAWVLGRPAFHTLLDVRRLAAAGLVETPHEPVQPPAAAPLPDWMTQAQSPDVALLRRLRDALEASL from the coding sequence ATGAACGCCACCTCGGCCGCCTCGGCCCCGGCCTCCGTGGCCGTCTCCCCCCTCCTCACCCGGCTCGCCGCCGAGCGCGCCACCGGCGCCCTGCTCCGCGACCGCGGCACCCTCTTCCTGGAGGACGGCCGCATCGTGCACGCGGAGAGCCCGGCAACCCCCGGCCTCGACGTCCTGCTCACCACCGGCGGCGGCCTCGCTCCCGAGCGCTGGCGCGAGGCCGTGGACCGGGCCGGAGCCCGCCGCCAGGTCGCCCGCTTCCTCGTGGACAGTGGCGGGCTCGCGGGCGGCGAACTGGAGATATGCCACCTCGCCGCGATCTTCGACGCCGCGTTCTTCGCGCTCTCCCCGGGCAGCGGCCCCTCCCGGTTCCGCCGCGGCGCCACCCACTGGATCGGCTCCGTCCGCTCGGTCCCGGCCGCCGCCGTGGAGCGCGAGACCTGCCGCCGCAGGGAACTGCTCGACGCGGTCTGGCCCTACCCGCTGCTCGACACCGCCCCGGTGGTGCCCCGGGCGGCCGCGCCCGGCCAGACGGTCACCGCCCGGCAGCGGATCCTGCTGCGCCAGGCGGACGGCGTCCGCACCCCGGCCGACCTCGCGTGGGTGCTGGGCCGGCCCGCCTTCCACACGCTGCTCGACGTACGGCGCCTCGCGGCGGCCGGACTGGTCGAGACGCCGCACGAGCCGGTCCAGCCGCCGGCCGCGGCCCCCCTGCCCGACTGGATGACCCAGGCCCAATCCCCGGACGTGGCGCTGCTCCGCCGGTTACGCGACGCACTGGAGGCAAGCCTGTGA
- a CDS encoding helix-turn-helix domain-containing protein, which produces MGADHNQMSAEHNQKDSTPTLIGSVQRALRLVEAMYAEGGATAKRLSRLTGIPLPTVYHLLRTLSHEGYVQREGGAFRLADDLPLAS; this is translated from the coding sequence ATGGGTGCTGACCACAACCAGATGAGTGCCGAGCACAACCAGAAGGACAGCACGCCCACGCTGATCGGTTCCGTGCAGCGCGCGCTGCGCCTCGTGGAAGCGATGTACGCCGAAGGCGGGGCCACCGCGAAGCGGCTTTCACGGCTCACCGGGATCCCGTTGCCCACCGTTTACCACTTGCTGCGGACCCTCAGCCACGAGGGCTACGTGCAGCGCGAGGGCGGGGCTTTCCGGCTCGCGGACGATCTACCGCTCGCATCTTGA
- a CDS encoding M48 family metallopeptidase — translation MEISSATAAPSVRECPQCGSRVPADGQYVEWCAACDWNVDPGAPDPEPGRVAAFRRRLAQQYGDQLSAEMEHGSDDGAPRARNAATALAFGVALLVHGMTALLVVAGVLLVVLGWDTGVQPVCGLLLMGVAAALRPRAGQLPEDGHVLYRADAPRLFELIDEVGSAVGTAGVHAVVVGAEANAAVTTYGLRQRRVLYLGLGLWEILTPQERVALLGHELGHFAHGDVRHARVTGGALHSLAVWSYVLAPTPATNPMDRFVNAVTFVPRWAVYGLLHLLDRLTLRASLRAEYLADASAARVGSTEAAVALMDRLLVADAVEPQLRRESVAAQMQGGRGGREARDQAEQGLWERLAAHVATVPEREYERLRRVAARRGHTVDSTHPPTHLRRRCAAAAGPHRAQVTYAGSREEAVGAELAPARTALARRVIRDHAG, via the coding sequence ATGGAGATCAGCAGTGCGACGGCCGCGCCGTCGGTACGGGAATGCCCGCAGTGCGGGAGCCGCGTGCCGGCGGACGGGCAGTACGTCGAGTGGTGCGCGGCATGCGACTGGAACGTGGACCCGGGCGCCCCGGATCCGGAGCCTGGGCGTGTCGCGGCGTTCCGGCGGCGCCTCGCGCAGCAGTACGGGGACCAGCTGTCGGCCGAGATGGAGCACGGGTCCGACGACGGCGCGCCGCGGGCCCGGAACGCGGCCACGGCGCTCGCCTTCGGCGTGGCCCTGCTCGTGCACGGGATGACCGCGCTCCTGGTGGTGGCCGGGGTGTTGCTGGTGGTCCTGGGATGGGACACGGGGGTCCAACCGGTCTGCGGGCTGCTGCTGATGGGGGTCGCCGCGGCGTTGCGGCCCCGGGCCGGGCAACTGCCGGAGGACGGGCACGTGCTGTACCGGGCGGACGCCCCGCGGCTCTTCGAGCTGATCGACGAGGTCGGGAGCGCGGTCGGGACGGCCGGGGTGCACGCGGTGGTGGTGGGAGCCGAGGCCAACGCGGCGGTGACCACGTACGGCCTGCGGCAGCGGCGCGTGCTGTACCTGGGCCTCGGGCTGTGGGAGATCCTCACGCCGCAGGAGCGCGTGGCACTGCTGGGACACGAGCTGGGGCACTTCGCCCACGGCGACGTCCGGCACGCGCGGGTCACCGGCGGGGCCCTGCACTCACTGGCGGTCTGGTCCTACGTGCTGGCGCCGACACCGGCCACGAACCCGATGGACCGGTTCGTGAACGCGGTGACCTTCGTGCCGCGGTGGGCCGTGTACGGGCTGCTCCACCTGCTCGACCGGCTGACCCTGCGGGCCTCGCTGCGGGCGGAGTACCTGGCCGACGCGAGCGCCGCCCGGGTCGGGTCCACGGAGGCGGCCGTCGCCCTGATGGACCGGCTCCTGGTGGCGGATGCGGTCGAACCGCAGCTGCGCCGGGAGTCGGTGGCCGCGCAGATGCAGGGCGGCCGCGGCGGGCGTGAGGCCCGTGACCAGGCAGAACAGGGGCTGTGGGAGCGGCTGGCGGCGCACGTCGCGACCGTGCCGGAGCGGGAGTACGAACGGCTCCGGCGAGTCGCCGCCCGGCGCGGGCACACCGTGGACTCCACGCACCCGCCGACCCACCTGCGGCGGCGCTGCGCGGCCGCGGCCGGCCCGCATCGGGCACAGGTCACCTACGCGGGCTCCCGGGAGGAGGCGGTCGGCGCCGAACTGGCCCCCGCCCGCACGGCTTTGGCGCGCCGCGTGATCCGTGACCACGCCGGGTGA
- a CDS encoding SIR2 family NAD-dependent protein deacylase, whose product MGKPLVAVFSGAGMSTDSGIPDYRGPQGLWRREPDTEKLVTYAYYMADPEIRRRSWLMRAELGALAARPNAAHLAIAELERGGTPVRVLTQNVDGLHQLAGMPARKVFELHGTARAVVCTACHARSEMDEALARVAAGEPDPACLLCGGILKAATVMFGQRLDPVVLGQAMAVAKGCQVFIAVGSTLQVQPAASLAGMAAEAGARLIIVNAQETPYDSLADEVVREPIGTALPTLLARLAD is encoded by the coding sequence ATGGGAAAGCCGCTCGTCGCAGTGTTCAGTGGGGCCGGGATGTCCACCGACTCCGGGATTCCGGACTACCGGGGGCCTCAGGGTCTGTGGCGCCGGGAGCCGGACACCGAGAAGCTCGTGACGTACGCGTACTACATGGCCGACCCGGAGATCCGGCGCCGGTCCTGGCTGATGCGGGCCGAACTCGGCGCGCTCGCCGCGCGCCCCAACGCGGCGCACCTCGCGATCGCCGAGCTGGAACGCGGCGGCACCCCGGTCCGGGTCCTCACTCAGAACGTGGACGGACTGCACCAGCTCGCCGGGATGCCCGCGCGCAAGGTGTTCGAACTGCACGGAACGGCTCGGGCGGTGGTGTGCACGGCCTGCCACGCCCGGTCGGAGATGGACGAGGCACTGGCCCGGGTCGCCGCCGGGGAGCCGGATCCCGCCTGCCTGCTGTGCGGCGGCATCCTCAAGGCGGCGACCGTGATGTTCGGCCAGCGCCTCGACCCCGTGGTGCTCGGGCAGGCGATGGCCGTGGCCAAGGGCTGCCAGGTGTTCATCGCCGTCGGGTCCACGCTCCAGGTGCAGCCCGCCGCCTCGCTCGCCGGGATGGCCGCGGAGGCCGGGGCCCGGCTGATCATCGTGAACGCCCAGGAGACCCCGTACGACTCCCTCGCCGACGAGGTGGTCCGCGAACCGATCGGCACCGCCCTCCCCACCCTGCTGGCCCGCCTCGCCGACTGA
- a CDS encoding roadblock/LC7 domain-containing protein translates to MSTVPPEAEAEILAELRRLRARVPQLTGAFAASIDGLVLAQDSAATEAESVAALTAAALGVSQRLSDSTGQGAFRELLVRGELGYVATYAAGEAAVLTLTAEPRVNVGRLHLEARRSSVRIAELVEPALGRRGPGDAPT, encoded by the coding sequence ATGAGTACGGTGCCCCCCGAGGCGGAGGCCGAGATACTCGCCGAGCTCCGCAGGCTGCGCGCCCGGGTGCCCCAGCTCACCGGAGCCTTCGCCGCGAGCATCGACGGCCTGGTCCTCGCCCAGGACAGCGCCGCCACCGAAGCCGAGTCCGTCGCCGCCCTCACCGCGGCCGCCCTCGGAGTGTCCCAGCGGCTCAGCGACAGCACCGGCCAGGGCGCGTTCCGCGAGCTGCTGGTGCGCGGCGAACTCGGATACGTGGCCACCTACGCCGCGGGCGAGGCGGCCGTCCTCACCCTGACGGCGGAACCGCGCGTCAACGTCGGGCGCCTCCACCTGGAGGCCCGCCGCTCCAGCGTCCGGATAGCAGAGCTCGTCGAACCCGCCCTCGGACGCCGGGGCCCGGGCGACGCGCCGACGTGA
- a CDS encoding bifunctional glycosyltransferase/CDP-glycerol:glycerophosphate glycerophosphotransferase — translation MPPRLSIVVPVYNVELYLDECLESIAAQTFEDFEVILVDDGSTDTSAVIAKAFAAKDKRFRVVMQENAGLGAARNVGARHSDKDAEYLAFVDSDDTMPDYAYERLIGALDETGSDFAGGNVKRFRSVGMQQSWGHRAAFAKTQLKTHISKFPALVTDRTAWNKVYRRTFWDEHGFEYPEGILYEDAPVSIPAHYFASSVDIISDCVYHWRVRETGERSITQRSTDPISLIDRVKSVRLVRESLKAKQGAKYVRYLRDYDYNVLSEELPLLYKYVGEGGPDFRAAFVKEVGGLVREIGTAPWSDLTVADRLKAYLAGEGRVEDFIALLNHQRDFHYSVPVKGLARPQADYPFLQGRPPVPAKILTLGPRERRVVSRLEQAAWTDGKLLLRGYALPGHLGAESRLGSRKMLVFREGGKRRRSVVSTRTVASPMASVMSPHLALRHADWAGFTAVIDPSIFQSGGKWRDGIWTTSVAVTGAGGLHRARLRGGEHDTGQNPPPHWVAPDVRIVPAVSGSFTVQVEVVGARALDVRPADDDAVEITGELSAEVGAVTELKAVHVTTGTTVAFPLETAAAASSGRIPFTARVALAELAAVPDAECEPGEWTPEPWSLSVVGADGTEHRMVHDERGGFDGLVVPLPGTDTDRSLFAKRGNTGHLTLSVQPSPPLIDGVSAENGTVALRGRFVAPTDEPYELVLHNAHGVEFSYPVTRDGDRFTAEFEPVLPEAYAGRTTLPEGRWWPTMRPVAQGGTTAGLLGVDRGAPVQMAIGMLFAGPHPFTVQGRRMRVETRFHDRMVLVADPLLSPHDRSNYAQRVARCETYPTQRALPVKDIVVYDTFQGTGAGDSPRAIHEELLRRGEKLEHIWLVRDGRAEVPATARAVQYGSVESWDVMARARYYVTNDSVPRNFQRRAGQIVVQTWHGTPIKKIGHDFVHDYYTSPEILEGLEHDSAQWSLLASPSSYATPLLKRALGYEGEVIEVGSPRTDALVKPDAERIAEVRRRLGLPEGKKVVLYMPTWRENCEGWSGGYKLDMRIDLDAARRELGEDHVLLVRGHHHVNEQVRDGVRDGFVVDVSRWPDAADLLLVADVLISDYSSAIFDFALTDRPILLFTYDLAHYRGTLRGFNFDLEAKAPGPLLADSASLIEAVRNADAVGAEYAGARAALRAEFCDVADGRAAERVVDRMLAMNEAGTQ, via the coding sequence ATGCCCCCGCGCCTGAGCATCGTCGTCCCCGTCTACAACGTCGAGCTCTACCTCGACGAGTGCCTGGAATCCATCGCCGCTCAGACCTTCGAAGACTTCGAGGTCATCCTCGTGGACGACGGGTCCACGGACACCAGTGCAGTCATCGCCAAGGCATTCGCCGCGAAGGACAAGCGCTTCCGCGTCGTGATGCAGGAGAACGCGGGCCTGGGTGCCGCGCGTAACGTCGGTGCCCGACACTCCGACAAGGACGCCGAGTACCTCGCCTTCGTCGACAGCGACGACACGATGCCGGACTACGCCTACGAGCGCCTCATCGGCGCGCTCGACGAGACCGGCTCGGACTTCGCCGGCGGCAACGTGAAGCGTTTCCGCTCCGTCGGCATGCAGCAGTCCTGGGGCCACCGCGCGGCCTTCGCCAAGACGCAGCTGAAGACCCACATCTCCAAGTTCCCGGCGCTGGTCACCGACCGCACCGCATGGAACAAGGTCTACCGGCGCACCTTCTGGGACGAGCACGGCTTCGAGTACCCGGAAGGCATCCTCTACGAGGACGCCCCGGTCAGCATCCCCGCGCACTACTTCGCCTCCAGCGTCGACATCATCAGCGACTGCGTCTACCACTGGCGGGTCCGCGAGACCGGCGAGCGCTCGATCACCCAGCGCTCCACCGACCCGATCTCCCTCATCGACCGCGTCAAGTCCGTCCGCCTGGTCCGCGAGTCCCTCAAGGCCAAGCAGGGCGCCAAGTACGTCCGCTACCTGCGCGACTACGACTACAACGTGCTGAGCGAGGAGCTCCCGCTCCTCTACAAGTACGTCGGTGAGGGCGGCCCGGACTTCCGAGCCGCGTTCGTCAAGGAGGTCGGCGGGCTCGTCCGGGAGATCGGCACCGCCCCCTGGTCCGACCTGACCGTCGCCGACCGGCTCAAGGCGTACCTCGCGGGCGAGGGCCGCGTCGAGGACTTCATCGCCCTCCTGAACCACCAGCGCGACTTCCACTACAGCGTGCCCGTCAAGGGTCTCGCCCGCCCGCAGGCGGACTACCCCTTCCTGCAGGGCCGCCCGCCGGTCCCCGCCAAGATCCTCACCCTCGGCCCGCGCGAGCGCCGGGTGGTCAGCCGTCTGGAGCAGGCAGCCTGGACCGACGGCAAGCTGCTCCTGCGCGGCTACGCCCTCCCGGGCCACCTCGGTGCCGAGAGCCGTCTCGGCTCCCGCAAGATGCTGGTCTTCCGCGAGGGCGGCAAGCGCCGCCGCTCCGTCGTCAGCACCCGCACGGTCGCCTCCCCGATGGCCAGCGTGATGTCTCCGCACCTCGCCCTGCGGCACGCGGACTGGGCCGGCTTCACCGCCGTCATCGACCCCTCGATCTTCCAGTCGGGCGGGAAGTGGCGCGACGGGATATGGACCACCTCCGTCGCCGTCACCGGCGCCGGCGGCCTGCACCGCGCCCGGCTCCGCGGCGGCGAGCACGACACCGGCCAGAACCCGCCCCCGCACTGGGTGGCCCCCGACGTCCGGATCGTCCCGGCCGTCTCCGGATCCTTCACCGTCCAGGTCGAGGTCGTCGGAGCCCGCGCCCTGGACGTTCGGCCCGCGGATGACGACGCCGTCGAGATCACCGGCGAGCTCTCCGCCGAGGTCGGCGCCGTCACCGAGCTGAAGGCCGTGCACGTCACCACCGGCACCACCGTGGCCTTCCCGCTGGAGACGGCCGCGGCCGCGTCCAGCGGCCGGATCCCCTTCACCGCCCGCGTGGCCCTGGCCGAGCTGGCCGCCGTACCGGACGCCGAGTGCGAGCCCGGCGAATGGACCCCGGAGCCCTGGAGCCTGTCCGTGGTCGGCGCCGACGGCACCGAGCACCGCATGGTCCACGACGAGCGCGGTGGCTTCGACGGCCTGGTCGTGCCGCTGCCCGGCACGGACACCGACCGCTCCCTGTTCGCGAAGCGCGGCAACACCGGCCACCTCACGCTCTCCGTGCAGCCCTCGCCGCCGCTGATCGACGGGGTCTCCGCCGAGAACGGCACGGTGGCCCTGCGCGGCCGCTTCGTCGCGCCCACCGACGAGCCGTACGAGCTGGTCCTGCACAACGCGCACGGCGTGGAGTTCAGCTACCCCGTCACCCGCGACGGCGACCGCTTCACCGCCGAGTTCGAGCCGGTGCTCCCCGAGGCCTACGCCGGCCGCACCACCCTCCCCGAGGGCCGCTGGTGGCCCACCATGCGCCCGGTCGCCCAGGGCGGGACCACCGCGGGCCTGCTCGGCGTCGACCGTGGCGCCCCCGTGCAGATGGCCATCGGCATGCTGTTCGCCGGCCCGCACCCCTTCACCGTCCAGGGGCGGCGGATGCGGGTCGAGACCCGCTTCCACGACCGCATGGTGCTGGTCGCCGACCCGCTGCTCAGCCCGCACGACCGCTCCAACTACGCCCAGCGCGTCGCACGCTGCGAGACCTACCCGACGCAGCGCGCCCTGCCGGTGAAGGACATCGTCGTCTACGACACCTTCCAGGGGACCGGCGCCGGCGACTCGCCGCGCGCCATCCACGAGGAGCTGCTGCGCCGAGGCGAGAAGCTGGAGCACATCTGGCTGGTCCGCGACGGCCGAGCCGAGGTCCCGGCGACCGCGCGCGCCGTACAGTACGGCAGCGTGGAGTCCTGGGACGTCATGGCCCGCGCCCGCTACTACGTCACCAACGACAGCGTTCCGCGCAACTTCCAGCGCCGCGCCGGGCAGATCGTCGTACAGACGTGGCACGGCACGCCGATCAAGAAGATCGGTCACGACTTCGTCCACGACTACTACACGAGCCCGGAGATCCTGGAGGGCCTGGAGCACGACAGCGCCCAGTGGTCCCTGCTGGCCTCCCCGAGCTCGTACGCCACGCCGCTCCTCAAGCGGGCCCTCGGCTACGAGGGCGAAGTCATCGAGGTCGGAAGCCCGCGCACGGACGCGCTCGTAAAGCCCGACGCGGAGCGGATCGCCGAGGTCCGGCGGCGGCTCGGCCTGCCCGAGGGCAAGAAGGTCGTCCTCTACATGCCGACCTGGCGCGAGAACTGCGAGGGCTGGTCCGGCGGCTACAAGCTGGACATGCGCATCGACCTGGACGCGGCCCGCCGCGAGCTGGGCGAGGACCACGTCCTGCTGGTCCGCGGCCATCACCACGTGAACGAGCAGGTCCGTGACGGCGTCCGCGACGGTTTCGTCGTCGACGTCTCCCGCTGGCCCGACGCCGCCGACCTGCTGCTGGTCGCCGACGTGCTGATCTCGGACTACTCCTCCGCGATCTTCGACTTCGCGCTCACCGACCGGCCGATCCTGCTCTTCACGTACGACCTGGCCCACTACCGGGGCACGCTGCGCGGCTTCAACTTCGATCTGGAGGCCAAGGCCCCCGGTCCGCTGCTCGCGGACTCGGCGAGCCTGATCGAGGCCGTGCGGAACGCGGACGCGGTCGGCGCGGAGTATGCCGGGGCCCGGGCGGCGCTGCGCGCCGAGTTCTGCGACGTGGCCGACGGCCGCGCCGCCGAGCGCGTCGTCGACCGCATGCTCGCCATGAACGAGGCCGGCACGCAGTAG
- a CDS encoding TetR/AcrR family transcriptional regulator — MRQNPQRRAALLDAAIEVLAREGSRGLTLRAVDTEAGVPTGTASNYFANRAQLLVQILHRTRERLVPDPVELAGPLDTKVLLGRLVERMRRERSVYIAMLELRLECSRRPELRAELADFQAAELEDNIAWHLESGLPGDRQGVVLLYLAMTGLIVDDLTVPATLEPYPVEGLIDTLVERLLPDGE, encoded by the coding sequence ATGCGCCAGAACCCGCAGCGCCGCGCCGCGCTGCTCGACGCCGCCATCGAAGTCCTGGCGCGCGAGGGATCGCGCGGGCTGACGCTGCGCGCGGTGGACACGGAGGCGGGCGTACCGACGGGCACCGCCTCGAACTACTTCGCCAACCGGGCCCAGTTGCTCGTGCAGATCCTCCACCGCACCCGCGAACGGCTCGTCCCGGACCCGGTGGAGCTGGCCGGACCGCTCGACACCAAGGTGCTGCTCGGCCGGCTCGTGGAGCGGATGCGGCGCGAGCGCAGCGTGTACATCGCGATGCTGGAACTCCGCCTGGAGTGCAGCCGCCGCCCCGAACTCCGGGCGGAACTGGCCGACTTCCAGGCCGCCGAGCTGGAGGACAACATCGCCTGGCACCTGGAATCGGGCCTCCCGGGAGACCGGCAGGGCGTGGTGCTGCTGTACCTCGCGATGACGGGCCTGATCGTGGACGACCTGACCGTCCCGGCCACTCTGGAGCCCTACCCGGTGGAGGGTCTCATCGACACCCTGGTCGAACGCCTGCTCCCGGACGGGGAGTAG